A section of the Streptomyces sp. SCL15-4 genome encodes:
- the kdpF gene encoding K(+)-transporting ATPase subunit F, which translates to MTAENVVGLIVAVALLGYLVLALIFPERF; encoded by the coding sequence GTGACCGCCGAGAACGTCGTCGGCCTGATCGTGGCCGTCGCCCTGCTGGGCTACCTCGTCCTCGCCCTGATCTTCCCGGAGAGGTTCTGA